The following coding sequences are from one Thunnus maccoyii chromosome 17, fThuMac1.1, whole genome shotgun sequence window:
- the mrpl19 gene encoding 39S ribosomal protein L19, mitochondrial: protein MAACTKGLDKCIFSLRLLRSIQLQNERFLSTSLCRLAAGKDGEQPPKFTPPSKPVIIDKTQTVASLRKFLSPEFIPPRQRTDPLKFSIERKDMIRRRNVLDIPEFYVGSILAVTMADPNASGKTNRFVGICIQRGGKGLGATFILRNIIDNQGVEICYELYSPRIQNIQVLKLEKRLDDNLMYLRDALSEYSTVDPDMKPVPFSPTGEVPVNKLKVKMRPKPWSKRWERPKFNIQGIRFDLCLTPEKMEHAQKWAEPWREYDMLKEYDTSKLEEQILREVQQGMNKSGGAS from the exons ATGGCAGCCTGCACCAAAGGGCTCGACAAATGTATCTTTTCCTTAAGGTTATTACGAAGTATCCAGCTCCAAAATGAAC GGTTCCTGTCCACGTCTCTGTGTCGTCTTGCTGCGGGGAAAGACGGCGAGCAGCCACCTAAATTCACTCCTCCATCTAAACCTGTCATCATAGATAAAACACAGACTGTGGCATCTCTGCGAAA GTTTCTGAGCCCAGAGTTCATCCCTCCCCGGCAGAGAACAGACCCTTTAAAGTTTTCCATCGAGCGGAAAGACATGATACGCAGGAGGAATGTGCTTGACATCCCTGAATTCTACGTAG GGAGCATCCTGGCTGTGACCATGGCTGACCCCAATGCCAGTGGGAAAACGAACCGCTTTGTTGGCATCTGTATCCAGAGGGGTGGAAAGGGACTGGGAGCCACGTTCATTCTGAGGAACATCATCGATAACCAAG GTGTAGAGATCTGCTACGAGCTGTACAGCCCACGTATTCAAAACATTCAGGTGCTGAAGTTGGAGAAGAGGTTGGATGACAACCTGATGTACCTGAGAGATGCTTTGTCTGAGTACAGCACTGTGGACCCAGACATGAAGCCTGTGCCCTTCTCCCCTACTGGAGAGGTGCCAGTCAACAAG CTCAAAGTAAAGATGCGTCCAAAGCCTTGGTCCAAACGCTGGGAGCGGCCCAAGTTCAACATCCAGGGAATACGCTTCGACCTCTGCCTGACCCCGGAGAAGATGGAGCACGCCCAGAAGTGGGCAGAGCCTTGGCGGGAATACGACATGCTGAAGGAGTACGACACCTCCAAACTGGAAGAGCAGATCCTTCGTGAGGTCCAGCAGGGGATGAACAAGTCAGGGGGAGCCTCTTAA